A genomic region of Streptomyces diastaticus subsp. diastaticus contains the following coding sequences:
- a CDS encoding nucleoside deaminase: MTEVTDEAEVRHLRRCVELAEEALDAGDEPFGSVLVDGDGAVLAEDRNRIASGDRTRHPEFALARWAAEHLTVSERAAATVYTSGEHCPMCSAAHAWVGLGRIVYAASSEQLTGWLAEWGAVSAPVAPLPVAAVAPGVAVAGPAPELTEQVRALHARLHSGGGGAG, translated from the coding sequence ATGACCGAGGTGACCGATGAGGCGGAGGTGCGGCACCTGCGCCGCTGTGTGGAGCTGGCCGAGGAGGCGCTCGACGCCGGGGACGAACCGTTCGGCTCCGTACTGGTGGACGGTGACGGCGCCGTGCTCGCCGAGGACCGCAACCGGATCGCGTCCGGGGACCGCACCCGGCACCCCGAGTTCGCGCTCGCCCGCTGGGCGGCGGAGCATCTGACGGTGTCCGAGCGGGCGGCAGCCACCGTCTACACCTCCGGGGAGCACTGCCCGATGTGCTCGGCCGCGCACGCCTGGGTGGGACTGGGGCGCATCGTCTACGCCGCCTCGTCCGAGCAGCTCACCGGCTGGCTGGCGGAGTGGGGCGCGGTCTCGGCACCGGTCGCGCCGCTGCCCGTGGCGGCGGTGGCCCCCGGCGTGGCGGTGGCGGGCCCAGCGCCGGAGCTGACCGAACAGGTCAGGGCGCTCCACGCCCGCCTGCACAGCGGCGGGGGCGGGGCGGGCTGA
- a CDS encoding PucR family transcriptional regulator, whose protein sequence is MPSIAQPPDVGEPLDPLPREFAAFMRPEIPGLIKEIRLEVTRTYPEYGRLLNGPHADAIRQGVEQALSAFVDRVADPGAGCALRDELLRKFGRVEAYEGRELDSLHGAYRLGARIALRRAKTIGRQYSLSPSVILTFADTVFAYVDELEALSREGYADVQARAASEVSAVRRQLLHLILAAPPLPHATIASLCEAAAWELPAQCTMIALRTPVPDQIQAHLDEDVLADPGIPQPHLLVPGPLTAARREMLDRALGPAHAVAGVTVPPAQAADSIRWARRVLALIDDRVIPDAPLVFCEDHLTTLWLLTDPALVARLAARELAPLDGLSASRRDRLVETLRVHISTRAPAEQVGEALGVHAQTVRYRLRNLETHLGPRLTDPDHRFALEAALRSLHLQGRGGRG, encoded by the coding sequence ATGCCCTCGATCGCACAGCCACCGGACGTCGGTGAACCGCTCGACCCGCTCCCCCGCGAGTTCGCGGCCTTCATGCGGCCGGAGATCCCGGGGCTCATCAAGGAGATCCGCCTGGAGGTGACCCGGACCTACCCCGAGTACGGCCGCCTCCTCAACGGACCGCACGCCGACGCCATCCGCCAGGGCGTCGAACAGGCCCTCTCCGCCTTCGTCGACCGGGTCGCCGACCCCGGCGCGGGCTGCGCCCTCCGGGACGAACTGCTGCGCAAGTTCGGCCGCGTCGAGGCGTACGAGGGGCGGGAACTGGACAGCCTGCACGGCGCGTACCGGCTCGGCGCGCGGATCGCGCTGCGCCGCGCCAAGACCATCGGCCGCCAGTACAGCCTCTCCCCCAGCGTGATCCTCACCTTCGCCGACACCGTCTTCGCCTACGTCGACGAGCTGGAGGCCCTCTCCCGCGAGGGGTACGCCGATGTGCAGGCCCGGGCCGCCTCCGAAGTCTCCGCCGTACGAAGGCAGTTACTCCACCTCATCCTCGCCGCGCCGCCCCTCCCGCACGCCACCATCGCCTCCCTCTGCGAGGCCGCCGCCTGGGAGCTGCCCGCCCAGTGCACGATGATCGCGCTGCGCACCCCGGTCCCCGACCAGATCCAGGCCCACCTCGACGAGGACGTCCTCGCCGACCCCGGCATACCCCAGCCGCACCTGCTCGTCCCCGGCCCCCTCACCGCCGCCCGCCGCGAGATGCTCGACCGCGCGCTCGGCCCCGCCCACGCCGTGGCCGGGGTGACGGTCCCCCCGGCGCAGGCCGCCGACTCGATCCGCTGGGCCCGGCGCGTCCTGGCACTCATCGACGACCGCGTCATCCCGGACGCGCCCCTGGTGTTCTGCGAGGACCACCTGACGACCCTGTGGCTGCTCACCGACCCGGCCCTCGTCGCCCGCCTCGCCGCCCGCGAACTCGCCCCGCTGGACGGCCTCTCCGCCAGCCGCCGCGACCGCCTTGTCGAGACCCTGCGGGTGCACATCTCCACCCGTGCCCCCGCCGAACAGGTCGGCGAAGCCCTCGGCGTGCACGCCCAGACCGTCCGCTACCGTCTGCGCAACCTGGAGACCCACCTGGGCCCCCGCCTCACCGACCCCGACCACCGCTTCGCCCTGGAGGCGGCGCTGCGCTCACTGCACCTCCAGGGCAGGGGCGGGCGGGGATAG
- a CDS encoding DUF6801 domain-containing protein, with protein MKGPRTSVPSPRRPRARRAVIAAFVVLAAMVPAAGTALGAQEVEAELPYTCAFPSGPQAVAVRVAARFPDSAAKGQAIVPADVTTTVELPETAVAELSTAPGTEVRASTELAVALSQGEARAEASWRGTAEPATVPAEGPLVLESAGDVPSVTPGTTGELHLRAGGLRLVMEARAGSATPGPAQESHAPVSASCTLGEDAPEDGLLAAIPVTGGEADGPSEGPSPSGGPSASAGTDAGEPGGADAPPGRLRVEATDPKDAPPCIAEEPTPVTLAAYVTGYSNVRKLDGANLIPVSCMIIEQGEAGSPGPDDQWLFRQPADVEFSYEGRRQTPPARATFLTYGFVPTTATVVLEQTEVMRLESDFYLGDPVKLDTAIRASLVLRLSDVKVNGTPLDVGSDCRTETPLTSHEPEPDRFPGPHIVLDGFGLAPWEGQPEGYQLTTGGPLTSEVTIPAFTGCGTSDGEDLNRLFTAAISGPGNYVKQMQGQTCLVQDLNPDHCAPDGQPVVIPKPER; from the coding sequence GTGAAAGGTCCCCGTACCTCCGTCCCGAGCCCGCGCCGACCCCGTGCCCGGCGTGCGGTGATCGCCGCGTTCGTCGTGCTGGCCGCCATGGTTCCGGCGGCGGGGACGGCGCTGGGGGCGCAGGAGGTGGAGGCCGAACTGCCCTACACGTGCGCCTTCCCGTCCGGTCCGCAGGCGGTCGCGGTGCGGGTGGCCGCGCGGTTCCCCGACTCCGCCGCCAAGGGCCAGGCGATCGTGCCCGCCGACGTGACGACCACCGTCGAACTGCCCGAGACCGCCGTGGCGGAGCTGAGCACGGCGCCGGGCACCGAGGTACGCGCCTCGACGGAGCTGGCGGTCGCGCTCTCCCAGGGCGAGGCGCGGGCGGAGGCGTCCTGGCGCGGTACGGCGGAACCCGCGACCGTGCCGGCCGAGGGCCCGCTCGTCCTGGAGTCGGCGGGGGACGTGCCCTCGGTCACTCCTGGAACAACCGGTGAACTCCATTTGCGTGCGGGCGGTTTGAGGCTGGTCATGGAGGCACGGGCCGGCTCCGCGACGCCCGGTCCCGCGCAGGAGTCCCACGCGCCGGTCTCGGCCTCCTGCACACTCGGCGAGGACGCTCCGGAGGACGGGCTGTTGGCCGCCATCCCGGTGACCGGCGGGGAGGCCGACGGCCCGTCCGAGGGCCCGTCGCCCTCCGGGGGGCCTTCCGCGTCCGCCGGTACGGACGCGGGGGAGCCAGGCGGTGCCGACGCTCCCCCCGGCCGCCTGCGTGTGGAGGCGACCGACCCGAAGGACGCGCCGCCCTGCATCGCGGAGGAACCGACCCCGGTAACCCTTGCGGCGTACGTCACTGGCTATTCGAACGTACGGAAGCTGGACGGCGCCAACCTCATCCCCGTGTCCTGCATGATCATCGAGCAGGGCGAGGCCGGCTCCCCCGGCCCCGACGACCAGTGGCTCTTCCGGCAGCCCGCCGACGTGGAGTTCTCGTACGAGGGACGCCGCCAGACGCCTCCGGCGCGGGCGACCTTCCTGACCTACGGTTTCGTGCCCACCACGGCCACGGTGGTGCTGGAGCAGACGGAGGTCATGCGTCTGGAGTCCGACTTCTACCTGGGCGATCCCGTCAAGCTCGACACGGCCATCCGCGCCTCGCTGGTTCTGCGGCTCTCCGACGTGAAGGTCAACGGCACGCCTCTGGACGTGGGCTCCGACTGCCGAACGGAGACCCCACTGACCTCCCACGAACCGGAACCGGACAGGTTTCCCGGCCCGCACATCGTGCTGGACGGGTTCGGGCTCGCCCCCTGGGAAGGACAGCCCGAGGGCTACCAGCTCACCACCGGCGGCCCCCTCACCAGCGAAGTCACCATCCCCGCGTTCACCGGCTGCGGCACCTCTGACGGCGAGGACCTGAACCGCCTGTTCACCGCCGCCATCTCCGGGCCCGGCAACTACGTCAAGCAGATGCAGGGACAGACCTGCCTCGTCCAGGACCTGAACCCCGACCACTGCGCCCCCGACGGCCAGCCCGTAGTCATTCCCAAGCCCGAACGCTGA
- a CDS encoding DUF6716 putative glycosyltransferase, translated as MRTALLVAAFDSQLKWCARIQRELESRGFACRVVVPDLRAALSAQQIADAGVASVETMAWDDVIVRSLKADVVVSGLSGPLTKRLSIELSALAPRLDGPGPVVVSGWVGIIIEKITAGYLDRCGTDVVAVNSAHDAAHFRDAARWLGLPDGNLLVSGLPLVSATPQPPRQGPIRRVLFADQPTVPTSQAERGYVYHQLIGYARAHPERSVRLKPRHRPGEDTFHRMKHHPEDLLRGIELPANFQIDYTPVDVALAEVDLLITMSSTACLEAIDRGSRVALVLDLGVHERYGNQVFLDSGLLRTFRQITDDRIGAPAPAWRDGYFHGAARTGTELIADRVEELLASGERPSRAVWETDYFRGAVASHLATAAALVPRQSPLARRRLKHGPVKGTLSHVAYNGLPPVVRRPLKRWAEEHQLF; from the coding sequence ATGAGAACAGCTCTGCTGGTGGCCGCTTTCGATTCCCAGCTGAAATGGTGTGCCCGTATCCAACGGGAACTCGAATCCCGCGGATTCGCCTGTCGTGTCGTCGTGCCGGACCTGCGTGCCGCGCTTTCCGCGCAGCAGATCGCCGACGCGGGCGTGGCATCCGTCGAGACCATGGCCTGGGACGACGTGATCGTCCGGTCGCTGAAGGCCGACGTCGTCGTCTCCGGTCTCTCGGGCCCGCTGACCAAGCGGCTGAGCATCGAGCTGTCCGCCCTCGCCCCGCGGCTCGACGGACCGGGCCCGGTCGTGGTCTCGGGCTGGGTCGGCATCATCATCGAGAAGATCACCGCCGGCTACCTGGACCGCTGCGGTACCGATGTGGTCGCGGTGAACTCGGCGCACGACGCGGCCCACTTCCGCGACGCCGCCCGGTGGCTGGGCCTGCCGGACGGCAACCTCCTCGTCTCCGGTCTGCCCCTCGTCTCCGCCACACCGCAGCCGCCGAGGCAGGGCCCGATCCGCCGGGTGCTCTTCGCCGACCAGCCCACGGTCCCCACCAGCCAGGCCGAACGCGGTTACGTCTACCACCAGTTGATCGGGTACGCCCGGGCCCACCCGGAGCGGAGCGTGCGCCTGAAACCGCGCCACCGGCCGGGCGAGGACACCTTCCACCGGATGAAGCACCACCCGGAGGACCTGCTGCGCGGAATCGAGCTGCCCGCCAACTTCCAGATCGACTACACCCCGGTCGACGTGGCCCTGGCCGAGGTCGACCTGCTGATCACCATGTCGTCGACGGCCTGCCTGGAGGCGATCGACCGGGGCAGCCGGGTCGCCCTCGTCCTCGACCTCGGCGTGCACGAACGCTACGGGAACCAGGTCTTCCTCGACAGCGGCCTGCTGCGGACCTTCCGGCAGATCACCGACGACCGGATCGGCGCCCCGGCCCCCGCCTGGCGCGACGGCTACTTCCACGGTGCCGCCCGTACCGGCACCGAACTGATCGCCGACCGGGTCGAGGAACTGCTGGCCTCGGGGGAGCGCCCGTCGCGCGCGGTGTGGGAGACGGACTACTTCCGCGGTGCCGTCGCCTCCCACCTGGCCACCGCTGCCGCGCTCGTCCCGCGTCAGTCGCCCCTCGCCCGCCGCCGGCTCAAGCACGGCCCGGTCAAGGGGACGCTCAGCCACGTGGCCTACAACGGTCTGCCGCCGGTGGTGCGGCGTCCGCTGAAGCGCTGGGCCGAGGAGCACCAGCTCTTCTGA
- a CDS encoding glyceraldehyde-3-phosphate dehydrogenase → MTVNEDSFTNWKNREEIAESMIPIIGKLQRERDVTVLLHSRSLVNKSVVSILKTHRFARQIAGAELSVTETMPFLQALTTLDLGPSQIDIGMLAATYRTDDRGLSVAEFTADAVAGATGDQKIDRREPRDVVLYGFGRIGRLVARLLIEKAGSGNGLRLRAIVVRRGKGQDIVKRASLLRRDSIHGQFQGTITVDEANDKIIANGHEIQVVYSDDPTRVDYTEYGVKDAILIDNTGRWRDREGLSKHLRPGIAKVVLTAPGKGDVPNIVHGVNHEDLKPDEQILSCASCTTNAIVPPLKAMADEYGVLRGHVETVHSFTNDQNLLDNYHSSDRRGRSAPLNMVITETGAASAVAKALPELKAPITGSSIRVPVPDVSIAILSLRLGREATREEVLDHLREVSLTSPLKRQIDFITAPDAVSSDFIGSRHASIVDAGATKVDGDNAILYLWYDNEFGYSCQVIRVVQHVSGVEYPTFPAPEL, encoded by the coding sequence GTGACTGTCAACGAGGACTCGTTCACCAACTGGAAGAACCGCGAGGAGATCGCGGAGTCGATGATCCCGATCATCGGGAAGCTGCAGCGTGAGCGGGACGTCACCGTCCTCCTCCACAGCCGCTCCTTGGTGAACAAGTCGGTGGTCAGCATCCTGAAGACGCATCGGTTCGCCCGGCAGATCGCGGGCGCGGAACTCTCGGTCACCGAGACGATGCCGTTCCTCCAGGCGCTGACCACGCTCGACCTGGGACCGTCGCAGATCGACATCGGCATGCTCGCCGCGACCTACAGGACCGACGACCGCGGTCTGTCCGTCGCCGAGTTCACCGCCGACGCCGTGGCGGGTGCCACCGGCGACCAGAAGATCGACCGCCGCGAGCCGCGCGACGTCGTCCTCTACGGCTTCGGCCGGATCGGCCGCCTCGTCGCCCGCCTGCTCATCGAGAAGGCGGGCTCCGGCAACGGCCTGCGGCTGCGCGCCATCGTGGTCCGCCGGGGCAAGGGCCAGGACATCGTCAAGCGCGCCTCGCTGCTGCGCCGCGACTCCATCCACGGCCAGTTCCAGGGCACCATCACCGTGGACGAGGCCAACGACAAGATCATCGCCAACGGCCACGAGATCCAGGTCGTCTACTCCGACGACCCGACCCGGGTCGACTACACGGAGTACGGCGTCAAGGACGCCATCCTCATCGACAACACCGGCCGCTGGCGGGACCGCGAGGGGCTCTCGAAGCACCTGCGGCCCGGCATCGCCAAGGTCGTGCTGACCGCTCCGGGCAAGGGCGACGTCCCGAACATCGTGCACGGCGTCAACCACGAGGACCTCAAGCCGGACGAGCAGATCCTCTCCTGCGCCTCCTGCACCACCAACGCGATCGTCCCGCCCCTGAAGGCGATGGCGGACGAGTACGGCGTGCTCCGCGGCCACGTGGAGACCGTCCACTCGTTCACCAACGACCAGAACCTGCTGGACAACTACCACTCCTCCGACCGCCGCGGCCGCTCCGCGCCGCTCAACATGGTCATCACCGAGACCGGTGCGGCCTCCGCCGTCGCCAAGGCGCTGCCGGAGCTGAAGGCGCCGATCACCGGCAGCTCGATCCGCGTCCCCGTGCCGGACGTCTCGATCGCCATCCTCAGCCTGCGGCTGGGCCGCGAGGCCACCCGCGAGGAGGTCCTCGACCACCTCCGCGAGGTGTCGCTGACCTCGCCGCTGAAGCGCCAGATCGACTTCATCACCGCACCCGACGCCGTCTCCAGCGACTTCATCGGCTCGCGGCACGCCTCGATCGTCGACGCCGGCGCCACCAAGGTCGACGGCGACAACGCGATCCTCTACCTCTGGTACGACAACGAGTTCGGCTACTCCTGCCAGGTCATCCGGGTCGTCCAGCACGTCTCCGGGGTCGAGTACCCGACCTTCCCCGCACCGGAGCTCTGA
- a CDS encoding TerD family protein: protein MITLQKEDGPADLDGVTHLTIGVSWDATVGSSGGILGKIRQKTGTDLDLIAIAMQNGEPVRLAGLDSLDPLGNGSLVHSGDNQTGHGDGDDETVTVEFARVPPNIEAIVFVAAAYKKRSSFQNARNISFKVYDATGGSSQQVADIWPSLLSDDNGCAVAKAMRVGSGWKLQVINETGKIKQGDERALMRFAVSK, encoded by the coding sequence ATGATCACGTTGCAGAAGGAAGACGGTCCGGCCGACCTGGACGGGGTGACCCACCTGACCATCGGCGTCTCGTGGGACGCCACGGTGGGCTCCAGCGGCGGCATCCTGGGCAAGATCCGGCAGAAGACCGGAACGGACCTCGACCTGATCGCCATCGCCATGCAGAACGGCGAGCCCGTCCGCCTCGCGGGCCTGGACTCCCTGGACCCGCTGGGCAACGGCTCGCTGGTGCACAGCGGTGACAACCAGACGGGCCACGGCGACGGCGACGACGAGACGGTGACCGTGGAGTTCGCGCGGGTGCCGCCGAACATCGAGGCCATCGTCTTCGTCGCGGCGGCGTACAAGAAGCGCAGCTCGTTCCAGAACGCCCGGAACATCAGCTTCAAGGTGTACGACGCGACCGGTGGCAGCTCCCAGCAGGTCGCCGACATCTGGCCGAGCCTGCTCTCCGACGACAACGGCTGTGCCGTGGCGAAGGCGATGCGCGTCGGCTCCGGCTGGAAGCTCCAGGTGATCAACGAGACCGGCAAGATCAAGCAGGGCGACGAGCGCGCCCTGATGCGCTTCGCCGTCAGCAAGTAG
- a CDS encoding SAM-dependent methyltransferase, which produces MTPPVEQELNNGVPHSARIWNYWLGGKDNYDADRELGQRMAEMFPQIVEIARASRQFQARAVRHLAEEAGIRQFLDLGTGLPTAEATHEVAQSAAPTSRVVYVDHDPIVLAHARALLTSGPEGATDYVHADLTDAPTVLREASRTLDLTRPVAVLLMSTLGHVADDAQAAALVRAYLDALPSGSHLILCDTIETPMTKAGSDEYADGGAVPYVSRPQEVVASFADGLELLPPGFGSITLWRPETPPAGDPVEQWGFVGVKR; this is translated from the coding sequence ATGACGCCGCCGGTCGAACAAGAACTCAACAACGGGGTGCCGCACTCCGCACGGATCTGGAACTACTGGCTGGGTGGCAAGGACAACTACGACGCCGACCGCGAACTCGGGCAGCGCATGGCGGAGATGTTCCCGCAGATCGTCGAGATCGCCCGGGCCTCCCGCCAGTTCCAGGCGCGAGCGGTACGCCACCTCGCGGAGGAGGCGGGCATACGGCAGTTCCTCGACCTGGGCACCGGGCTGCCCACCGCGGAGGCCACCCACGAGGTGGCGCAGTCGGCCGCCCCCACCTCCCGCGTCGTCTACGTCGACCACGACCCGATCGTCCTCGCCCACGCCCGTGCCCTGCTGACCAGCGGCCCCGAGGGCGCCACGGACTACGTGCACGCCGACCTCACCGACGCCCCCACGGTGCTCCGCGAGGCGAGCCGGACCCTGGACCTCACCCGGCCGGTCGCGGTGCTCCTGATGTCGACCCTCGGGCACGTGGCCGACGACGCGCAGGCCGCCGCGCTGGTCCGCGCGTACCTCGACGCCCTGCCGTCCGGCAGCCACCTGATCCTGTGCGACACGATCGAGACCCCGATGACCAAGGCCGGCTCGGACGAGTACGCGGACGGGGGCGCCGTCCCCTACGTCTCGCGTCCCCAGGAGGTCGTGGCCTCCTTCGCCGACGGTCTCGAACTGCTTCCCCCGGGGTTCGGCTCGATCACCCTCTGGCGCCCTGAGACACCGCCGGCCGGCGACCCGGTCGAGCAGTGGGGCTTCGTGGGCGTCAAGCGGTAG
- a CDS encoding WGR domain-containing protein, with amino-acid sequence MPAGATVTTTYLELSQDDGSAHKFYEVTVAERVVTVRYGRIGAAGQTQTTTFPTREKAAAAAAKKIAEKSRKGYAPAVPGQRAPRAVTRRQVSSAPSTARAAAPVLWRFRTGSAAFGIHVDEDRCWVGNQAGDVYTLDHDGAVLARFGLPDGVKCLVADDFWIYAGCDDGKVYDLSGKLPFAAYDIAADVDIFWLDIHEGVLNVADRSGGLTVIDHEDEHQWARRSQGEHAWMIRADDFAAYHGHSGGVTAYRPDGGGQLWHTPTRGGVLFGWQEADAVYAGTAHRVVQRLSKGTGAIEATFVCDGAVYSCAASPGGRFVFAADAASSVYCFDRDGTRLWKLGTGGGSALSMQYRDERLYLVTTDGSLVCVDASEAAVTAAQQGSVPVARDVKLAAALPTRAPATAAGALAAVGQVPAGSVVVECVQEGGRLRVQVTTDGYDPSWNVQFPRAIREPGARYVVDAVHAASGGFYRVRGDIRRLL; translated from the coding sequence ATGCCCGCCGGTGCCACGGTGACGACGACGTATCTCGAGCTGTCGCAGGACGACGGCTCGGCCCACAAGTTCTACGAGGTGACCGTCGCCGAGCGCGTGGTGACGGTCCGGTACGGCCGGATCGGCGCGGCGGGGCAGACCCAGACGACCACCTTCCCCACCCGGGAGAAGGCCGCGGCGGCCGCCGCGAAGAAGATCGCCGAGAAGTCCCGGAAGGGATACGCCCCGGCCGTCCCCGGGCAGCGCGCCCCGCGCGCGGTGACGCGGCGCCAGGTCTCCTCCGCCCCGTCCACCGCACGCGCCGCGGCCCCCGTGCTGTGGCGGTTCCGCACCGGCTCCGCGGCCTTCGGCATCCACGTCGACGAGGACCGCTGCTGGGTGGGCAACCAGGCCGGCGACGTCTACACCCTGGACCACGACGGTGCCGTCCTCGCCCGCTTCGGCCTGCCCGACGGGGTGAAGTGCCTGGTCGCGGACGACTTCTGGATCTACGCGGGATGCGACGACGGCAAGGTCTACGACCTCTCCGGCAAGCTCCCCTTCGCCGCGTACGACATCGCGGCCGACGTCGACATCTTCTGGCTCGACATCCACGAGGGCGTGCTCAACGTCGCGGACCGCTCCGGCGGCCTGACCGTCATCGACCACGAGGACGAGCACCAGTGGGCCCGCCGCAGCCAGGGCGAGCACGCCTGGATGATCCGGGCCGACGACTTCGCCGCGTACCACGGCCACAGCGGGGGAGTCACCGCCTACCGCCCCGACGGCGGCGGCCAGCTCTGGCACACCCCCACCAGGGGCGGCGTCCTCTTCGGCTGGCAGGAGGCCGACGCGGTCTACGCCGGCACGGCGCACCGGGTGGTGCAGCGGCTGTCGAAGGGGACGGGGGCGATCGAGGCCACCTTCGTCTGCGACGGCGCGGTCTACTCCTGTGCCGCCTCGCCCGGTGGCCGCTTCGTCTTCGCCGCCGACGCGGCCTCCTCCGTCTACTGCTTCGACCGCGACGGCACCCGGCTGTGGAAGCTCGGCACGGGCGGCGGCTCGGCCCTGTCCATGCAGTACCGCGACGAGCGGCTCTACCTGGTCACCACGGACGGATCGCTGGTCTGCGTCGACGCGAGCGAGGCGGCGGTCACCGCGGCCCAGCAGGGCTCGGTGCCGGTCGCCCGGGACGTGAAGCTCGCCGCCGCGCTGCCCACGCGAGCCCCGGCCACGGCGGCCGGCGCGCTGGCCGCCGTCGGCCAGGTCCCGGCCGGGTCCGTCGTGGTCGAGTGTGTCCAGGAGGGCGGCCGCCTCAGGGTCCAGGTGACCACCGACGGGTACGACCCGTCGTGGAACGTCCAGTTCCCCCGCGCGATACGCGAGCCCGGCGCGCGGTACGTGGTGGACGCGGTGCACGCCGCGTCCGGTGGTTTCTACCGCGTCCGCGGGGACATCCGCCGCCTGCTCTGA
- a CDS encoding glycoside hydrolase family 15 protein, with protein sequence MTDTGPPRSSTDGTTPPHEPGEQRRDAEDTPDAPVDYLPIAEHGIIGDLRTAALVGTDGRIDWFCAPRFDSPSLFGGLLDADRGGSWRMDPLCRVASRQQFYFPDTNILVTRMLTEDGIVEVQDFMPVLRPRDPHHQQRLVRRVVAVRGRMRMRSLVAPRLDYGRAPHELALSGDLAEFTGEEMVVSVRAGVAWRRAGPAGDDAEASFALTEGESVLFVLRTRDPGDDRPDEEVTPDGAERLFRATVDFWRAWLARSTYTGRWREMVHRSALTLKLLTHEPTGALVAAPTLGLPEEPGGVRNWDYRYVWVRDAAFSLYALLRLGFTDEAEAFFGWLARSVRRCGSGPDGPLRVLYSIDGGFDLPEEELPHLEGYRGACPVRVGNNAAGQLQLDIYGELFDAAYLFNKYGAGISWETWSDLVEVLDWLLDNWDSADASIWETRSGPHRHTYSRVMCWVAVERMVRIARQRGLPADLVRWTSVRDALYRQVMAQGWNDRLGCFVQRLADGEGEQPPEILDAALLLMPMVKFLSPRDERFRATLRAIGDGLVADSLVFRYDASVAGDGLDGTEGTFSLCSFWWVEALTRTGRTEDARLALEKTFTFANHLGQYAEQVGVTGEQLGNFPQALTHLALISAAVNLDRAMD encoded by the coding sequence ATGACCGACACCGGCCCGCCCCGCAGCAGCACTGACGGCACCACCCCTCCCCACGAGCCCGGCGAACAGCGCCGCGACGCCGAGGACACCCCGGACGCCCCCGTGGACTACCTGCCCATCGCGGAACACGGCATCATCGGCGACCTGCGCACCGCCGCCCTGGTGGGTACCGACGGGCGGATCGACTGGTTCTGCGCCCCGCGGTTCGACTCGCCCAGCCTCTTCGGCGGGCTGCTCGACGCGGACAGGGGCGGTAGCTGGCGGATGGACCCGCTCTGCCGGGTCGCCTCCCGGCAGCAGTTCTACTTCCCCGACACCAACATCCTCGTCACCCGGATGCTCACCGAGGACGGCATCGTCGAGGTCCAGGACTTCATGCCCGTACTGCGTCCCCGCGACCCTCACCACCAGCAGCGTCTGGTCCGCCGCGTCGTCGCCGTCCGCGGCCGGATGCGGATGCGCTCGCTGGTGGCCCCCCGCCTGGACTACGGCCGTGCCCCGCACGAGCTGGCCCTGAGCGGCGACCTCGCCGAGTTCACCGGCGAGGAGATGGTGGTCAGCGTGCGCGCCGGCGTCGCCTGGCGGCGGGCGGGGCCGGCGGGGGACGACGCCGAGGCGTCTTTCGCCCTGACGGAGGGCGAGTCGGTCCTCTTTGTGCTGCGCACCCGGGACCCCGGTGACGACCGCCCCGACGAGGAGGTCACTCCGGACGGCGCCGAGCGCCTCTTCCGCGCCACCGTCGACTTCTGGCGTGCCTGGCTCGCCCGCTCCACCTACACCGGCCGCTGGCGCGAGATGGTCCACCGCTCCGCCCTGACCCTCAAGCTCCTCACGCACGAGCCCACCGGCGCCCTCGTCGCCGCCCCCACCCTCGGCCTCCCCGAGGAACCGGGCGGCGTCCGCAACTGGGACTACCGCTACGTCTGGGTCCGCGACGCCGCCTTCTCCCTCTACGCCCTGCTGCGCCTCGGCTTCACCGACGAGGCCGAGGCGTTCTTCGGCTGGCTCGCCCGCTCCGTCCGCCGCTGCGGTTCCGGCCCGGACGGCCCGCTGCGCGTCCTCTACTCCATCGACGGCGGCTTCGACCTGCCGGAGGAGGAACTGCCGCACCTGGAGGGGTACCGGGGCGCCTGTCCCGTACGGGTCGGCAACAACGCCGCCGGACAGCTCCAGCTCGACATCTACGGCGAACTCTTCGACGCCGCCTACCTGTTCAACAAGTACGGCGCCGGGATCTCCTGGGAGACCTGGTCGGACCTGGTGGAGGTGCTCGACTGGCTGCTCGACAACTGGGACAGCGCGGACGCGTCGATCTGGGAGACCCGCTCGGGACCGCACCGGCACACCTACTCGCGGGTGATGTGCTGGGTGGCGGTGGAGCGCATGGTCCGCATCGCCCGCCAACGCGGTCTGCCCGCCGACCTGGTGCGCTGGACCTCGGTACGCGACGCCCTCTACCGGCAGGTCATGGCACAGGGGTGGAACGACCGGCTGGGCTGCTTCGTGCAGCGCCTCGCCGACGGCGAGGGCGAGCAGCCACCGGAGATCCTGGACGCCGCGCTGCTCCTGATGCCGATGGTCAAGTTCCTCTCCCCGCGCGACGAGCGTTTCCGTGCCACGCTCCGCGCGATCGGTGACGGCCTGGTCGCCGACTCCCTGGTGTTCCGCTACGACGCCTCCGTCGCCGGTGACGGCCTGGACGGCACGGAGGGCACCTTCTCGCTCTGCTCCTTCTGGTGGGTGGAGGCACTGACCCGTACCGGGCGGACCGAGGACGCCCGCCTCGCCCTGGAGAAGACCTTCACCTTCGCCAACCACCTGGGCCAGTACGCGGAACAGGTCGGCGTCACGGGCGAGCAACTGGGCAACTTCCCCCAGGCGCTCACCCACCTCGCCCTCATCAGCGCCGCCGTCAACCTCGACCGGGCGATGGACTGA